In Haliovirga abyssi, the sequence GTCAAACAAGTGTACAAGTTATATTTGGGGCAAAAGCAGAAATAATCGCACAAGAAATAAGAAGTTTAATATAAAAAATTAGAATTGTTAAACATAGTTTATTCATTTTAAGACTCGCCTCCCAAAGGATAGTTTTTTGAAATTGTGTTGCTATATGTAGCTTTAGAGATTTAAATACTACATATAGTGACATCAAAAAATAATATTAAAAAACAGAAAAGTAATTTGAATATTTATAAAGTTTATTAATGGAAGCTCCCTTGTTGATTTTAGCAGGGGAGCTTTTGTTATGGAGATAAAAATGAAAAGTCGGCGGAGCATCGATAAGTTAATAAACTTTAATTTGTTTCAATTTAAATTAAAAATAAGCTATAACTTCTTATAAGGAATAAATTAATTATATTAGTTTAAACTACCATATATAAAGCTATATAGATAATTTTTCGGTTAAAAATCATCCAAATAATTAAATTTAGTTAAATTAGTGTTGACATTTTGCGCAAAATATGGTATTACTTATATCAAGAAATTAATTTAAGTAACTTTAATTATAGTTGCGTGATGTAGGGATGTATGTTTGTCTTTTGTAAGGGCAATTCACGAATTGCCCCTATTAGGGTAAGAATATAGCAAAAAATAAAATAAAAATTTAAGGAGGTACAAAATGAAAGGATTAAAATTTGTTGTAATTGGTGGTGGAAGTAGTTATACTCCAGAGCTTGTAGAAGGAATTATAAAAAAAAGAGATACTCTTCCAGTAAGTGAACTTATATTAGTAGACATTGAAGAGGGAAGAGAGAAAGTTGAAATAAATTATAATTTAGTAAAGAGAATGTTTAAAAAAGAGAAGATGCAAACAAAAATTAGTTTTACGTTAGATAGAAAAGAAGCTTTAAAAGGAGCAGATTTTGTTTTATCTCAATTTAGAGTTGGAAGATTAGAAGCTAGAGCTAGAGATGAAAGAATTCCATTAGAAAGAGGATTTGTGGGACAAGAGACAACAGGAGCTGGAGGATTTGCAAAAGCATTAAGAACAATTCCAGTAATATTAGATATTTGTAAAGATATAGAAGAAGTGGCAAAAGATGCTTGGCTTATAAATTTTACAAATCCTGCTGGAATAATAACAGAAGCTGTAAACAAATATAGTAATGTAAAAGTTATTGGATTATGTAATGTACCTATTAATATGAAATATGATGCAGCAGAAGAATTAGGAGTCTCTGCAGAGAAAATAAGAACGGAAATTATGGGATTAAACCATTTGAGTTTTGTAACAAAAGTAATGTTAAATGGTGAAAATAAAATTAATGAGATATTAAAAGGAAGTAAACTTGACGGAAAAGATACTATGAAAAATATAGAAAAAATAGATGATTTTGAAGAGTATAATAAAAAAATAGGGTTAATTTCATCTCCATATTTACAATATTTTTTCTTTCCAGATAAAATGATAGAGAAAGAATTAAAAAATATAAAAGATGGTAAAGGGACAAGAGCAGTACAAGTTATGAAAATAGAAAAAACATTATTTGAAAAATATAAAGATGTTAAATTAGATATTAAGCCAAAAGAATTAGAAGAAAGAGGAGGAGCAAGATATTCAGAAATTGCAATAAATTTAATTGATAGTATTTATAATAATTTAAATAATGAATATGTTGTGAATGTAGTTAATAATGGTTCAATTGTAGATCTGCCAGAAAATGTAGTAGTGGAAGTAAACTGTATAGTTAATAATGAAGGAGCAAGACCTTTACATATGGGACATTTACCAAAATCTGTAAAAGGATTAATTCAACAAGTAAAATCATATGAAGAATACACAATAGAAGCAGCAGTTGAAGGAAATAGAGAAAAGGCATTAATAGCACTTATTAATAATCCTTTAGTAAGAAATGTGGATAAAGCAGAGGAGTTATTAGAAGAAATATTAAATCAAAATAAAAAGTATCTTTCTAATTTTTTTAAGGAGGACTAGAATGTCAAAACGATATTTAATAATAAATAATGATGATTTTGGAATGTTTCATGCTGTGAATAGAACAACTAAAGAACTTTTAGTGAATAAACTGATATCTTCAGCTACAGTTATGATGCCTTGCCCATGGGTAATGGAAGTAGTTCATTTCTTGAAAGAAAATAAAAATATAGATGTAGGAGTTCATCTTACTCTTACAAGTGAATGGGAAGATTATAGATGGGGACCAACATTACCAAAAGATAAAGTTCCATCTCTTGTGGATGAAGAGGGATATTTTTATAAAACAGTTGAAGAAGTTGTGGAATATGCAGATTATGATGAAATTAAAATGGAATTAAATAATCAGATATTATTGGCAATGAAAAATGGAATTAACTTTACACATATTGATAATCATATGTTTACTTTATTTGGAAAAAATTTCCATAAAATAGCATTTGAACTTAGTCAAAAATATAAAGTTCCATTTAGATTTGCTAAAGTTATAGATGAAAATTTATGTGGTGAATTCTCAGAAGATGAATTAAATTTATATTATTATTATGCTAATTTATCAGAAGAAAATGGGATAAAAGTTCCTGATAGATTAGCAACTTCTGGGTATTTTATGGAAGAGGGAGAAACTTATGAAATGTTTAAACAAGAATTTATTGATTTTTTAAAAAGTGTAGATTATGGAGTTACTGAATATTTTTTTCATCCTATAAAAGATGATGAAGAGGCAAAAGCTGCTAATCCATATTGGGAAAAAAGATATTGGGAGTATCAAATTATAAAAGAAGATGAAGTTTGGGAAGTTATAAAAGAAAGAGAAATAGAACTTATTTCTTGGAGGCCATTAAAAGAAAAATTAATTTAGGAGGATTAAAAATGTATATTGCAGGATTTGATGGAGGAGGGACGAAAACTCACTGTATAATTGGAGATGAAAATGGAAATATATTAGCAACTGGAAATGGTGGACCAGCAAACTATCAAACAGCAGGGGTAAAAAGAGCAAAAAAATCAATAGAAGAAGCATTAGAAGAAGCTTTATTAGAAATAGGAATATCTAAAAATGATATTGATTTATATATGTTTGGATTAGCTGGAGCTGATCAAGAACAGGATTTTGAAATAATCCATAAATTTATAAAAGAGATAGTTGGAGATAAAAAATATAAAATTTATCATGATTCTTGGATCGGGTTAAGAAGTGGAAGCGAAGATTACAGTGGAATTGTAGCAATTTGTGGAACTGGTTCTGGATTTTCTGGCAGAAGAAAAGATGGAAAAGAGATTATATTAAGAAATTTAGATTATCAATTAGGAAATAGTGGTGGTGGAAATGAATTGGCTGAAAAAGCTATACATTTTGCATTCCGTTCAGAAGAAGGTACTTTTGATAAGACAGAACTGGAGAATGTAATACCAAAACTATTTTCAGTTAAAGATATGGAAGAAGTAGCAGAAATAATTAGGAATGAAGATATTAGTGAAAAAGTATTAAAAAAAATACCAATAGAAGTTTTTAAATTGGCAAATAGAGGGGATAGGATATCTCAAGAACTGTTAATATCAATGGGAGAAACTTTAGGAAGATATTCTGCATCTATTATAAAAAAATTAGAGCAGGAAAATGAAGAAATAAATATAATTTTAATAGGAAGTATTTATAAAGGAGAATCACCTTTATTAATTGATTCTATGAAACAAAGTGTAAGAAGATTTGTACCAAAAGCAAAATTAATAAGACCAGATAAAGATCCTGTGTATGGAGCTTATTTTTTAGGAGTAGATATAATTAATAAAAAGATAAAACTATAAATATTTTTTGAAATATGGAGGTGATTTATATTGAAGTTAATTACTTAGGAATGGCTTAAAAATAACATTCCCATTTTGCTTTAAAATACGCAATGTTTTAAGCGTTTTTATAACAAAATATGAGAACATTATTTTTTAAACGTTCCTTAATCTAATAAATTAAAAAAATGAGAAAAATTAGGAAAGATACAAAATTGTATCATAAAATTAAAAGGGAGGTATTGAGATGAAATTGAGAAAACATCTAGTATTGGTTATAATGGGGTTATTTCTAGTAGGATTAGTTTCGAATGCAGGGGTATTTGATTTTATATTTAAGAAAGGAAATAAAAAAGAGAGTAAACAAGTTGAAACTGCCAAAAAAGCAGTAGAGCTTACAATGTGGGTAACACCAGATGCAGAACATGAGGCAGATTTAAAAAATATAATAAAGAAATTTGAAGATAAAACTGGAATGAAAGTAAAAATTACAGTTTTAGGTTGGGATATTGTATGGGATAAATTAACTACAGCAGCTACAAGTGGAATAGGACCAGATGTAGTGGAAATTGGCGGAACATGGGTATCAAGTATTGCTGCTATGGGAGTGTTAGAAGATTTATCAAAATATTATAAAGATGACATGGAAAAAGATTATTTACCAGCAACTTTAAAATATAGTAGTACCGTTGGCGTGCCTGGAAAAATGATAAGTTTACCATGGGTTACAGATGGATACTTATGGTATTATAGAAAAGATTTATATGAAAAAGCTGGCTTAGATCCTAAAAAAGTATTTGATACATGGGATTCATTTAGTGCAGCAATGAAAAAATTAGATGCTATGAATTTTAAAACGGATAAGGGAGAAAAAATACCAGCATTTGCTCATGGTGGAAAAAATGATTGGAATATTATACATATGATGGGTGGATTTATTTGGCAAAATGGTGGAAATTATATAAGCGCAGATGGAAAAAAATCTTTAATTGCAGATCCAAAATCAGTAGAAGCAATTAAATATTTTACAAATTTTGCAAGAACAGGAATCGTTCCAAAGAAATATTTAGAAAAAGATCCTTCAGAGATAGAAGCTATTTATGGAGAAGGTGGAATAGCTACAATATTAACTGGACCTTGGTTTGCTGCTCAAATGGATAAAACTTTATCTGGACTATATGATACAGAAACTGATGATAAAACATCTCTTGCTAAATCAAAATTTGTATATAAAAATACAGATGTAGCAGAACCTTTAGCAGGTTCTGCAGGAAGATACACTTTTTCTGGAACTAATAATTTAGCAGTATTTAATTTTTCTAAACATAAAAAAGAAGCAGCTGGATTAGTAAAATATTTAACTGATGATGAAGGAGCGCAAATAGCATATGCAAAAGCAACAGGTTTATTCCCTGTATCAGTTGCAGCTGTTAATTCACCATTTGTAACAGAAAATCATTATAGAAGTGCTGTAAAATATGCGTTTGATCATGATTATGTAAAAGTTTATCCATCAGTTCCAGCTTGGGGACCAATTGAAACAGTTTTAACTAAAAACTTGGGACTTATTTGGGACTTAGTATCAGGAGTTGATGGCAAATATACAGATGAAAAACTTATGAAAGTAATTGATGAAACAAAAAGAGAAATGAATCTTGTAATCTCTCAAACTGGAACAGAATAAAAAAAGAAACTTCTAAAGAAAAATAATGGGGCTGTTTTTACAGCCTCATTATTAAAAAAGAAAGGAGAATAAGTAATGAAGGTAAATAATATATTCAAAAAATATAGATTTGCATATCTGTTAATATTGCCATCTATAATATCTTTGGTTGCAATACAGGTGATTCCATCTATACAGGGATTATATATATCAATGCTAAGATTAAATCAATTTACATTTAAAGATTTTTTAAGAGCACCTTTTGTAGGATTAAAAAATTATTATACAATTTTATTTGATCCAAATAGTATGATTCGAGTTGGATTATTGGGAGCTCTTAGAAATAGTGCAATATTTACAGTAGTTGTAATTTCTGGAACTATTGTAGTAGGAATGGGACTAGCAATGGTATTAAATCAGAAATTTAAAGGACGAGGTGTAGCAAGAACTCTTTTATTATTACCTTGGATAGTGCCAACATATATAGTTGGACTTTTAGCTTCATTTATGTATGGCTATGATGGAATAATTAATAGAATTTTATTTAATACATTACATTTATTACCACATCCAATATATTGGAAAGTTGGACCAATGACATTACTTAGCATTATTTTAATAACTATTTGGAGATTTTTTCCAATGACTATGTTAATGTATTTGGCTGCGTTACAAGGGATATCAAAAGATTATTATGAAGCAGCAGAAATTGACGGGGCTTCAGGATTTCAAAAATTTAGATATATAACTTTACCATTTTTAAAACCTGTAACAGCTATGATGGTTTTATATGGAATGATTCAACACATTTATTCATTTAATATAGCTGCAATGATGTTTGGAATGGGATCAGGTTATCCAGGTAAATGGGGAGATTTACTAATGACAAATCTAATGAGAAATTCATTTAGTTTATGGCAGTATGGACCAGGAGGAGCGGCTTCAGTTGTGTTAATGGTCATGGTATTAGCATTAGTTGGTATGTGGCTTAAAATATTTAAAGATGCTATTACAGCAGAGTAGGAGGTAATAATGAACTATCGTTTAAAGAAAAAATTAAAAAGATATGCTTCTTTAGCAGTGTTATGGTTAGTTGTAGGAATAGTTGTATTCCCAATAATATATATGGTTGTATTAGCAGGAAGTTATAGTAATAGTATAAGAACTGGAACAGAATTTTCTACAGTAAGTTTATCAAGATATATAAAGAATTTTATTGATATGCAAAAAAATGTTGATTTTATGAATTATTTTAAAAATAGTGTAATAGTAATATCAAGTACAACAATTATATCGTTGGTGTTATCTATTTTATCAGGATATTCTTTAGCAAGATTTAAGTTTCCTGGTTCAAATGGTTTTGGATTAACAATGTTAGCAACTCAACTTATACCCCCAACATTAATATTAATTCCAATGTATTTGGTATTTATAACAATTCAAAGAACTTTTGGAGTGCAGGTTATTGATACTTATATGGGACTTATTATCCCTTATGTCGCGATATTTACTCCTATGAGTATATGGGTAATACGAGGGTTTTTTGCAAATTTACCTGTAGAATTAGAAGAAGCTGCAAGGATTGACGGTTGTAGTAGATTTCAAGCATTTAGATTGATAATGTTACCATTAGCAGTTCCTGGAATAATTGCAACAGGTATATTTATATTTTTAACAGCTTGGGATGAGCTTATGTTGGCTAGCATATTAACTACCTCGCCTAGAGTACAAACAATACCAGTAGGAATAAGATTATTTATTGGAAGAATACAAAATAGATTTGATTTAACAATGATGGCAGCACTTGTAACGACAATACCAGTTGCAATATTATTCTTTGCATTACAAAAATATTTTGTTCAAGGGATGACAGCAGGAGCAGTAAAAGGATAAATAAAGAATGTATTCTTAAATTATACTGATTAAATATTATTTTTATATCTCCCCTTTATAGGGGAGATATAAAAATAATAGCTCGAAATGGAGGGAGAAATGGGGGGAAAAGAGTATAGAAGTAAAAATAAAAGTTTTAAAAACATTTTTATGATTAGATTAATATCAATGGTGTTGTTTATTACATTAACTATGTCATTTATTGTTGTAAATATAGTTAATAAATATATAGAAGAATCTGTTTATAATACGAATAATAGTATTGTAAATGGAGTGTCTAGCACTTTTGATACTTTTATAAAAAATACCGAGATATTAGTAAAATTATTGGCAAATAATCCTAATATATCTAAATTTAATCTAATTGGTTCTTCTGAATTATTAGTTCAATATACAAATAAAAACCCTTTAATATCTAATATAGTAATTTATAAAATGGATGGAAAAAAGAAATTAAAAGAAAAAATGAGAATAAACGGTTCTTTAAAAAATGATTTTACAGAAAAAACAATTAATAAATTATATAATGAAAAGAAAGATAATATTGAGATATTAAAATCAAAAGATACAAATAAATTAATGCTATTAATGATATCTCCTATTTATAAAATGAATTTTCTAGGAAAAATCACTAAAAAAGAGGGCGGTGCATTAGTAGCTGTAATAAGTGTAGAAAAATTAAAAGAGATGTTATTAAAAAGAGAAATTTTGAAAAATAAAGATTTTTATATAGTAAATGAATATGGAAAATTGATAATGTCAAATAAAAGAGCTGCAAAAGAATTTGAAGATTTAACAAAATGGAATAAAAGATTTAAAGTGACAAGTAAAAATGGTGGAATAATAAAATATTCATTGGAGAATATAAAAAAAATAGCATTTTCTAAATATAACAAAGAATATAAAATTGGATTTATTATTGAAGAAGCAGAAAAAGTTGCATTTAGAGAAAGAGATAGAGTTATAACTATTTTTATAATAATAATTATTTTAAGTTTACTATTAGTTATCATCCTATCAGATAGATTAGCAAAAGATGTAATAAATCCTTTAACTGAATTAACTCATCAAATAGAAGTTGTAAAAACTGGAGATTTTGATATATCAATTAGTGATAAAAATTTAAAAAGAGAAGATGAATTTGGAATACTATCTAATGGATTTAAGGATATGATTGAAAATTTAAAGAAAGTTTTAGGAGATATAAACATAAGTTCTAAAACTTTTAATGAAAATTCAGATAAGTTAAATGTTACAATAGAAAAGAATCAAGCTTCTATAAAAGAGATAAACAAAATAGCTAAAACATTATTAGAGAGTTCGGAAATAAATAACAAAGAGATAATAAAGGGTGTTAAATCAATAAAAAAAATGTCAAGCAGCTCAGAAGAAATTGCTATTTCATCAATGGAATTAAAAGACAAAATTTCTGAAACAACAAAATTTGCAAAAAATGGATATGCTATGATGGGAAAAACAGTTGAATTATTAGATACTACTTATAATTCTTTTGAATTGGCAGCTGGTAAAATGGATTCGCTAAAAGATTCAATTGAAAATATTGGAGGTATAATAGATTCAATAAAAAATATTTCTGATCAAACAAATTTATTAGCATTAAATGCTGCAATAGAAGCTGCAAGAGCAGGTGAGGCTGGAAAAGGGTTTGCAGTAGTTGCAAATGAAGTAAAAAAACTAGCGAATCAATCAAATAATTCTGCAGAAGAGATAACAAATATTATTTCTAAAATTAAAAATATTGTAATGGATACAATAAACATTTTTGAAAAAAATTATAAAGAGTTAGATGAAGTAAAAGAAAATAGTGAAAAAACAAAATTACAGATAGAAAAAATAAATAATTTTTCTGAACTATCTTTTGAATCAGTTCAAAAAAGTGCTGAATTAACTGAAATAGGAGTAAGCCTTTCAAAAGATATGCTAGAATTATTATCGACATTAAAATTATCAATAGAAGAGAGTTCTAAATTTTCAAAAGTTATAGATAAAAATATAGGATATCAAGAAAAAGATAACTTAGAGATAAAAGCTATAGCTGTAAATATGAAAAATATATCATTATTTTTAAATAAAACGTTATTAAAATTTGAAGAAGAAAAAAAAGAAGTAATAGAGAAAGAATAGGAGGTAAAAATGGCAAAAGTAATATTAAAAGATATGGAAAAAACATATCCAAATGGATTTAAAGCAGTACATGGACACAATTTGGAAATAAAAGATGGAGAATTTATGGTATTTGTAGGACCATCAGGTTGTGCAAAATCAACAACATTAAGAATGATAGCAGGACTAGAAGAGATAACAGGAGGAACAGTAGCAATAGGAGATACAATAGTAAATGAGTTGCCGCCAAAAGATAGAGGAATAGCAATGGTATTCCAAAATTATGCCTTGTATCCACATATGAATGTATATGATAATATGGCATTTGGATTAAAATTAGCCAAAACACCAAAAGAAGAGATAGACAAAAGAGTAAAAAATGCAGCAGAAATATTAGGAATAACAGATCTATTAGATAGAAAACCAAAAGAGATGTCAGGAGGACAAAGACAAAGAGTAGCGGTGGGAAGAGCAATAGTAAGAGATCCGAAAGTGTTTTTATTTGATGAACCGTTGTCAAATTTGGATGCTCAATTAAGGGTTCATATGAGAGTAGAGATAACAAAATTACATAAAAAATTGGGAACAACAATGATATATGTAACTCATGATCAAGTAGAAGCAATGACAATGGGAGATAGAATATGTGTAATGGAATTAGGGGTAATAAAACAAGTAGACACTCCATTAAATTTATATAATAAACCAGAAAATAAATTTGTAGCAGGATTTATAGGAAGTCCATCAATGAATATAGTAGAAGCAAAACTAGAAAAAGAAGGAGAGACAACATATGTAGTAACAGAACATATGAAATTAAGATTGCCAAAAGAAAAAGCAGATAAAGTACAAAAATATGTAGGGAAAGAAGTATGGTTTGGAATAAGACCAGAACATATAGGAAGTCATGAAACACATCCAAATGAAAAAGATAATTATGTAAATTCAGAAATATATGTAGTGGAACAAATGGGAAATGAAGTATTTGTATATTTCACACCGGGAAAAAATCAATATATAGCAAGATTAGGAAGTGAAGGAGTAACAGTAAAATCAGGAGAAAAATATGAAATATGGTTTGATACAACTAAATGTCATATATTTGATAAAGAGACAGAAGAAAATATAAGTTTATAAAGATATGTAGGGGCGAACCTATGTGTTCGCCTAGAATTATGGGTTGGGAATTAAATGATGTTAGATTTTGGGAAACTTGTAGGGGCAATTCATGAATTGCCCTTACGATTGCCCTTACGATTCCTACAATGGACCTTATAAAGAACCTTTATAATAATAACTATTATTATTTGTAAAATATAAAAAGCAGGGCGAACACATAGGTTCGCCCCTACAGAAGGATGTTGCAATATAATTTTAATGGATTATGATTTGTAGGAGAGATAGATTCTCACTCAACAGATAAAAATATAAAATTATATAAAGTTAATTACAAATAAGGAGCATAAAATGGATGCTAAAATAAATGTAGAGAAGATAAAAAAATTTATAAAAATAAAGAAAAATAGTATATGGGAAGAAAAAGATTTGATAACATTATGTCTACTAACAATGAAAAAAGATAACATGACAAAGGAAAAATTAAATTATAAGGATATAAAAAATCAAGTTAAATTATTATTGAAAATAATGAATGAATTAGAAAAGGAGATATCATGAGATTAATAATAAACGAATCTGTAGGAGAATGGGCAGCAATATATGTTGCCAAAAAAATAAATTTGCATAAATCAGAAAAGCTATTTGTATTGGGATTGCCAACAGGAAGCACACCAATAAAAATGTATAATAAATTAATAGAATTAAATAAAAAAGGAAAAGTTAGTTTTAAAAATGTGGTAACATTTAATATGGATGAATATGTAAATTTACCAGAAAATCATCCAGAAAGTTATCATACATTTATGAAAGAGAATTTTTTTAACCATATAGATATAAAAGAAGAAAATATAAATATATTAAATGGAAATGCTAAAGATTTAGATGAAGAATGTGCAGAGTATGAGAAAAAAATAGAAAGTTATGGAGGAATAGACCTATTTATAGGTGGAGTAGGAGAAGATGGACATATAGCATTTAATGAACCAGGATCATCACTAAGTTCAAAAACAAGAACAAAAGAATTAACAGAAGATACAAGAATAGTAAACTCTAGATTTTTTGGAAGAAAAATAGAAAATGTTCCAAAAGTAGCATTAACAGTAGGGGTAGGAACAATACTTGGAGCAAGAGAAGTGTTGATAATGGCAACAGGCTATAAAAAATCATTAGCAGTTTATAATGGAGTAGAAGGAAGTGTAAATCACATGTGGACAATATCTGCCTTGCAACTACATAGATATGGAATATTAGTGTGTGATGAAAAAGCAACAATGGAATTAAAGGTAAAAACAGTAAATTATTTTAAAGATATTGAAAAAGAGTTTTTAGATGTTGATAATTTAGAAAAAGAGCTTTAGAAACAGATTAAAAATATATAAAATTTATTTTTTAATTTTCCCTTATAAGTTATCTCTAATTAAACTTTCTTAACAAAAGTAAAAAAATGTGATAAACTATAAAAGGTTTATAATACATAGGAATGGTTTAAAAATATAAGAAACTTATTTTTTTAACATTCTATAGGAGATGATAAAATGCGT encodes:
- the nagB gene encoding glucosamine-6-phosphate deaminase, which encodes MRLIINESVGEWAAIYVAKKINLHKSEKLFVLGLPTGSTPIKMYNKLIELNKKGKVSFKNVVTFNMDEYVNLPENHPESYHTFMKENFFNHIDIKEENINILNGNAKDLDEECAEYEKKIESYGGIDLFIGGVGEDGHIAFNEPGSSLSSKTRTKELTEDTRIVNSRFFGRKIENVPKVALTVGVGTILGAREVLIMATGYKKSLAVYNGVEGSVNHMWTISALQLHRYGILVCDEKATMELKVKTVNYFKDIEKEFLDVDNLEKEL